In Gadus morhua chromosome 2, gadMor3.0, whole genome shotgun sequence, a single window of DNA contains:
- the ppap2d gene encoding phosphatidic acid phosphatase type 2D, giving the protein MFNSKSSHMNSSTLPRDAELQLRLADNGGAGEAKENGAGKHFLRQPEESSFCNKSRMLVALDLLCLCIASIPFFACELKAVTPHRRGFFCGDPSIDYPNPPHEAIPDSLLIAGGITITGLTIMLGECFRVRFCSVNSRAFVSNRYVSCLYKELGSFMFGCCVGQSLTNMAKLSVGRLRPNFLKVCNITYASIGCAPGAYVAEVFCQQPKTKLVEEARKSFFSGHASFAMYTMLYLAFYLQARLSWRGARLLRPLVQFLLVMIAVYVGLSRISDYRHHPSDVLAGFIQGGLTAYWVAFYISSMFKPCARPDLSPTCMSLESPLSSQQTVC; this is encoded by the exons ATGTTCAACTCGAAAAGCTCCCACATGAACTCCAGCACGCTGCCCCGGGACGCTGAACTTCAGCTGCGGTTGGCCGACAATGGTGGAGCCGGGGAGGCGAAGGAGAACGGCGCTGGGAAACATTTCCTCCGCCAACCTGAGGAAAGTTCCTTTTGCAACAAGAGCAGGATGCTCGTCGCGCTGGATTTATTGTGCCTGTGTATTG CCTCCATCCCCTTCTTCGCCTGCGAGCTGAAGGCCGTCACGCCCCACCGACGGGGGTTCTTCTGCGGGGACCCCAGCATCGACTACCCCAACCCGCCCCACGAGGCCATCCCTGACAGCCTGCTCATCGCCGGGGGCATCACCATCACGGGCCTCACG atcatgcTAGGCGAGTGTTTTCGCGTGCGCTTCTGTAGCGTCAACTCGCGGGCTTTCGTGAGCAACCGCTACGTGTCGTGCCTGTACAAGGAGCTGGGCAGCTTCATGTTCGGCTGCTGCGTTGGCCAGTCGCTCACCAACATGGCCAAGCTCAGCGTCGGCCGGCTCCGGCCCAACTTCCTGAAGGTGTGCAACATCACGTACGCCTCCATTGGCTGCGCACCCGGGGCCTACGTCGCCGAAGTCTTCTGCCAGCAGCCCAAGAccaagctggtggaggaggccag GAAGTCCTTCTTCTCTGGCCACGCCTCCTTCGCCATGTACACCATGCTCTACCTGGCA TTCTACCTGCAGGCGCGGTTGTCATGGCGAGGGGCGCGGCTGCTGCGTCCGCTGGTGCAGTTCCTCCTGGTGATGATCGCCGTCTACGTCGGCCTGAGCCGCATCTCCGACTACCGCCACCACCCGTCAGACGTCCTGGCCGGCTTCATCCAGGGCGGGCTCACCGCGTACTGGGTG GCCTTCTACATCTCCTCCATGTTCAAGCCGTGCGCGCGCCCAGACCTGTCCCCCACCTGCATGTCCCTGGAGAGCCCCCTGTCCAGCCAACAGACCGTCTGCTAG